A genomic stretch from Numida meleagris isolate 19003 breed g44 Domestic line chromosome 2, NumMel1.0, whole genome shotgun sequence includes:
- the LOC110394846 gene encoding prostatic acid phosphatase-like isoform X3 — protein sequence MEHLVLYFHLLCKCLLQELEGSEIPCPVIHRMQKLSASAKYNFHFMNLQNNTDPRREKREEEWRSVSDSIKHNQLLPSQPHICCIATSSQGPSLVCKTAESYLPLRMRSRQLVCGIWSLCFTFCLFCIFLHQTTAKRKLKFVSVVFHHGDHTPQEFFPTDKHKEIARQHGYGQLTKFGIQQQYELGQYMRRRYSYFLSVVYKQTEIYAQSTDCDQTLMSAQATLAGLYPPTQGHIWNPRILWQPIPVHTVPLSHDNLLYVPFSHCPKYNELLRETFATRDFQKQLKQYRSFLKFLASHTGYPLKKLNSERILRISDTLQYEDINNYTLPAWASHGVRTKLIKLSELLLKAEFGFHKQIQKSRLQGGLLLKTILKHMSDARKPSHHQKMIIYSAHRATIVALQMALDVFNGKLPPYSACHFFELYQEKNGFRCPLERFTHLVSPVLARHWTRECRI from the exons ATGGAACACCTAGTTCTTTACTTTCACCTACTTTGCAAGTGCCTTTTGCAGGAACTGGAGGGCTCAGAGATTCCTTGCCCCGTCATACACAGGATGCAGAAATTGAGTGCAAGtgcaaaatacaattttcacTTTATGAATCTGCAGAACAATACTGACccaagaagggagaaaagggaggaggagTGGAGATCAGTTTCAGATTCCATCAAGCACAACCAACTCCTCCCCTCTCAGCCACATATCTGCTGTATCGCCACATCCAGCCAGGGGCCTTCCTTAGTGtgcaaaacagctgaaagctACTTACCCCTCAGGATGAGATCAAGGCAGCTGGTGTGTGGGATCTGGAGTCTGTGTTTCACATTCTGCctcttctgcatctttcttcaccaaaccacagcaaaaagaaaactgaagtttgtGTCTGTA GTGTTTCACCACGGTGATCATACCCCACAGGAGTTTTTTCCAACTGACAAGCACAAAGAAATTGCAAGGCAGCATGGATATGGACAGCTTACCAAG TTTGGCATACAGCAACAATATGAGCTTGGACAGTATATGCGGAGAAGATACTCCTATTTCCTGAGTGTTGTTTATAAACAGACTGAG attTATGCTCAGAGCACTGACTGTGATCAAACACTTATGAGTGCTCAGGCAACACTTGCTGGGCTGTATCCACCAACACAAGGCCACATTTGGAACCCCAGAATCCTTTGGCAGCCAATTCCAGTTCACACAGTGCCACTGTCACATGATAAT ttgctgTATGTACCTTTCTCACACTGCCCAAAATACAATGAGCTTCTTAGAGAAACCTTTGCAACAAGAGATTTCCAAAAGCAGCTCAAGCAGTACAGG TCTTTTCTCAAGTTTTTAGCCTCTCACACTGGATACCCACTGAAGAAATTGAACAGTGAAAGAATTTTGAGGATCTCTGACACTTTACAATATGAG GATATTAACAATTACACTTTACCTGCTTGGGCTTCTCATGGCGTCAGGACCAAGCTGATAAAGCTCTCAGAATTGTTATTAAAGGCGGAATTTGGGTTccacaaacaaatacaaaaatcacGTTTGCAGGGAG gtcttcttttaaaaactatCCTAAAGCATATGTCAGATGCTAGAAAGCCTTCACACCATCAAAAAATGATTATATATTCTGCG CATAGAGCCACCATTGTTGCCTTACAGATGGCACTCGATGTTTTCAATGGGAAGTTGCCTCCTTACAGTGCTTGTCATTTTTTTGAACtctaccaggaaaaaaatgg TTTTCGCTGTCCACTGGAGAGATTTACTCACTTGGTCTCCCCAGTCCTCGCACGACATTGGACAAGAGAATGTAGGATATAG
- the LOC110394846 gene encoding prostatic acid phosphatase-like isoform X1 yields MEHLVLYFHLLCKCLLQELEGSEIPCPVIHRMQKLSASAKYNFHFMNLQNNTDPRREKREEEWRSVSDSIKHNQLLPSQPHICCIATSSQGPSLVCKTAESYLPLRMRSRQLVCGIWSLCFTFCLFCIFLHQTTAKRKLKFVSVVFHHGDHTPQEFFPTDKHKEIARQHGYGQLTKFGIQQQYELGQYMRRRYSYFLSVVYKQTEIYAQSTDCDQTLMSAQATLAGLYPPTQGHIWNPRILWQPIPVHTVPLSHDNLLYVPFSHCPKYNELLRETFATRDFQKQLKQYRSFLKFLASHTGYPLKKLNSERILRISDTLQYEDINNYTLPAWASHGVRTKLIKLSELLLKAEFGFHKQIQKSRLQGGLLLKTILKHMSDARKPSHHQKMIIYSAHRATIVALQMALDVFNGKLPPYSACHFFELYQEKNGRQYTIEMYYRNNTLRDPHPLTLPGCSFRCPLERFTHLVSPVLARHWTRECRI; encoded by the exons ATGGAACACCTAGTTCTTTACTTTCACCTACTTTGCAAGTGCCTTTTGCAGGAACTGGAGGGCTCAGAGATTCCTTGCCCCGTCATACACAGGATGCAGAAATTGAGTGCAAGtgcaaaatacaattttcacTTTATGAATCTGCAGAACAATACTGACccaagaagggagaaaagggaggaggagTGGAGATCAGTTTCAGATTCCATCAAGCACAACCAACTCCTCCCCTCTCAGCCACATATCTGCTGTATCGCCACATCCAGCCAGGGGCCTTCCTTAGTGtgcaaaacagctgaaagctACTTACCCCTCAGGATGAGATCAAGGCAGCTGGTGTGTGGGATCTGGAGTCTGTGTTTCACATTCTGCctcttctgcatctttcttcaccaaaccacagcaaaaagaaaactgaagtttgtGTCTGTA GTGTTTCACCACGGTGATCATACCCCACAGGAGTTTTTTCCAACTGACAAGCACAAAGAAATTGCAAGGCAGCATGGATATGGACAGCTTACCAAG TTTGGCATACAGCAACAATATGAGCTTGGACAGTATATGCGGAGAAGATACTCCTATTTCCTGAGTGTTGTTTATAAACAGACTGAG attTATGCTCAGAGCACTGACTGTGATCAAACACTTATGAGTGCTCAGGCAACACTTGCTGGGCTGTATCCACCAACACAAGGCCACATTTGGAACCCCAGAATCCTTTGGCAGCCAATTCCAGTTCACACAGTGCCACTGTCACATGATAAT ttgctgTATGTACCTTTCTCACACTGCCCAAAATACAATGAGCTTCTTAGAGAAACCTTTGCAACAAGAGATTTCCAAAAGCAGCTCAAGCAGTACAGG TCTTTTCTCAAGTTTTTAGCCTCTCACACTGGATACCCACTGAAGAAATTGAACAGTGAAAGAATTTTGAGGATCTCTGACACTTTACAATATGAG GATATTAACAATTACACTTTACCTGCTTGGGCTTCTCATGGCGTCAGGACCAAGCTGATAAAGCTCTCAGAATTGTTATTAAAGGCGGAATTTGGGTTccacaaacaaatacaaaaatcacGTTTGCAGGGAG gtcttcttttaaaaactatCCTAAAGCATATGTCAGATGCTAGAAAGCCTTCACACCATCAAAAAATGATTATATATTCTGCG CATAGAGCCACCATTGTTGCCTTACAGATGGCACTCGATGTTTTCAATGGGAAGTTGCCTCCTTACAGTGCTTGTCATTTTTTTGAACtctaccaggaaaaaaatgg caGGCAATACACCATAGAAATGTACTATCGGAATAATACTTTGAGAGATCCCCACCCTCTTACTCTCCCCGGCTGCAGTTTTCGCTGTCCACTGGAGAGATTTACTCACTTGGTCTCCCCAGTCCTCGCACGACATTGGACAAGAGAATGTAGGATATAG
- the LOC110394846 gene encoding prostatic acid phosphatase-like isoform X2: protein MEHLVLYFHLLCKCLLQELEGSEIPCPVIHRMQKLSASAKYNFHFMNLQNNTDPRREKREEEWRSVSDSIKHNQLLPSQPHICCIATSSQGPSLVCKTAESYLPLRMRSRQLVCGIWSLCFTFCLFCIFLHQTTAKRKLKFVSVVFHHGDHTPQEFFPTDKHKEIARQHGYGQLTKFGIQQQYELGQYMRRRYSYFLSVVYKQTEIYAQSTDCDQTLMSAQATLAGLYPPTQGHIWNPRILWQPIPVHTVPLSHDNLLYVPFSHCPKYNELLRETFATRDFQKQLKQYRSFLKFLASHTGYPLKKLNSERILRISDTLQYEDINNYTLPAWASHGVRTKLIKLSELLLKAEFGFHKQIQKSRLQGGLLLKTILKHMSDARKPSHHQKMIIYSAHRATIVALQMALDVFNGKLPPYSACHFFELYQEKNGQYTIEMYYRNNTLRDPHPLTLPGCSFRCPLERFTHLVSPVLARHWTRECRI from the exons ATGGAACACCTAGTTCTTTACTTTCACCTACTTTGCAAGTGCCTTTTGCAGGAACTGGAGGGCTCAGAGATTCCTTGCCCCGTCATACACAGGATGCAGAAATTGAGTGCAAGtgcaaaatacaattttcacTTTATGAATCTGCAGAACAATACTGACccaagaagggagaaaagggaggaggagTGGAGATCAGTTTCAGATTCCATCAAGCACAACCAACTCCTCCCCTCTCAGCCACATATCTGCTGTATCGCCACATCCAGCCAGGGGCCTTCCTTAGTGtgcaaaacagctgaaagctACTTACCCCTCAGGATGAGATCAAGGCAGCTGGTGTGTGGGATCTGGAGTCTGTGTTTCACATTCTGCctcttctgcatctttcttcaccaaaccacagcaaaaagaaaactgaagtttgtGTCTGTA GTGTTTCACCACGGTGATCATACCCCACAGGAGTTTTTTCCAACTGACAAGCACAAAGAAATTGCAAGGCAGCATGGATATGGACAGCTTACCAAG TTTGGCATACAGCAACAATATGAGCTTGGACAGTATATGCGGAGAAGATACTCCTATTTCCTGAGTGTTGTTTATAAACAGACTGAG attTATGCTCAGAGCACTGACTGTGATCAAACACTTATGAGTGCTCAGGCAACACTTGCTGGGCTGTATCCACCAACACAAGGCCACATTTGGAACCCCAGAATCCTTTGGCAGCCAATTCCAGTTCACACAGTGCCACTGTCACATGATAAT ttgctgTATGTACCTTTCTCACACTGCCCAAAATACAATGAGCTTCTTAGAGAAACCTTTGCAACAAGAGATTTCCAAAAGCAGCTCAAGCAGTACAGG TCTTTTCTCAAGTTTTTAGCCTCTCACACTGGATACCCACTGAAGAAATTGAACAGTGAAAGAATTTTGAGGATCTCTGACACTTTACAATATGAG GATATTAACAATTACACTTTACCTGCTTGGGCTTCTCATGGCGTCAGGACCAAGCTGATAAAGCTCTCAGAATTGTTATTAAAGGCGGAATTTGGGTTccacaaacaaatacaaaaatcacGTTTGCAGGGAG gtcttcttttaaaaactatCCTAAAGCATATGTCAGATGCTAGAAAGCCTTCACACCATCAAAAAATGATTATATATTCTGCG CATAGAGCCACCATTGTTGCCTTACAGATGGCACTCGATGTTTTCAATGGGAAGTTGCCTCCTTACAGTGCTTGTCATTTTTTTGAACtctaccaggaaaaaaatgg GCAATACACCATAGAAATGTACTATCGGAATAATACTTTGAGAGATCCCCACCCTCTTACTCTCCCCGGCTGCAGTTTTCGCTGTCCACTGGAGAGATTTACTCACTTGGTCTCCCCAGTCCTCGCACGACATTGGACAAGAGAATGTAGGATATAG